ATAACAGCGCGGCTCCCCAAAGTCGCATGTTAGCTACAGCACGGAGTCGCGTTGAAGGACCGTAGAACGACCGTTAAACGGATAACGCAACAGTTTGCTGGTTATTTTTCCTCCGACCGCTGTGTATCCAGGTAAAGCACCAACCTACACACCGGTAACAACCACCAACACGGTTAAAGAGTCCGTAGAACCCGGGAAAGACGACGAGAGGCCCGCTGGGCTCCAGGCAGCTGCTTCAAACTGTTAGCACGCTAAGCTAATTGTTAACTGCAGGTCTCAGGTGTGTTTACCTGAAGTCGAACGGGCAGACACATCGGCACATTAACGGGAATTTGGCGGTGACTTTGGGGTGGTTGTTGGTGGGACACTGTGTTTAGCAGGGCGGCTAGCGTGACCCCCGAGCTGTAACCGGGTTCTATGAGTGAGCGAGCAGCCGTCAGGTTTCATGAGTTCACGGGAATAAAGTCACCTGctgtttaattaataaaaactggTCCCGAGTGGCGACTGTCATCCTCTAAGCTGCTGACTcgtgtgttttatttagtatttcttctgctgcttttactGTAGAAGTACTTATTCAGAGGCCGGACCATGTGACAACATATAAAGTTATAAAGAACAGTGCCACAGGAGCCAGTATGCTTTTTACTTCGTCTGTATTAATGCAAAAACCTATAAAAGTTGTACTATCGGGTCCCTACGTGTTTGCACAGTGATCTCAGTGATCTgaaaaggtaaatggtctgatTGCGTAGcgcttcacattcacacaaacagataATGGCCACTGACACCGAGGGTTCATTGTTGCGTTCAaggacatgtagccaggagatACTAGGAGGTGAACTGCTGACTCTGTTGTTCATggacaactgagctacagcctcctGCAAATGGAATGATCAAGATGTGTTTGAAATGTGGACCGACagctttcattttgtatttgttttgaaatgttagaTGAACTATGGAGGaatcaaagacatttttatgcATAGACTGCAAATTTTATTGGCTATAAATAGTTTGGACATTGTAACGTGATCTGTGTATGATCTGGCTGTAAACTCTTTGCAGTCAGTGCTTAGTAACGGCAGATGTGACTGTGGCATCCATGTGAATTGTGCTTTGACAGTTAAATGGCTGTGTCTTTACAGAGCAGCAGAAGGATGGCAGACGACTTGGACATTGAAGAGATGCTGGAAGCTCCGTACAGGAAGGTGAGAGTCTGTCTGCTCTTTGTCGCTGAGATTCTCAGCCCGACTCTGCTGCTCCTCAAACAGTTGCTGTCACCTCattgaaacatattttgaaaATCAGGACTAAAGGAAAATATTTACCTCTTATGATTGATCTGATAAGAGTCTAGGAAGTTCCACGCTGCAGAGACACAGTCACAACACGAGTGAGGACACAGACTGTTATTGTGTaagttgttggtgtttgtgaCTCAGGTTATCCTCTGTGTTCTCCAGCTGCTCTGTCTGCTAACTGTCTGAGCAGCAGAGTTGGGCTGACactgacgatgatgatgatgatgatgatggcctTCCTTCACACACTGTCATGATTAAATCTATCTCTCTTCGTAGACTTGCCTAACGATTTCTCACCTCTACTTCCCTGAATGCCAGTGTGATCTGTCACAAACATGAAGGTAGTAAACAGCCCCCATCATGCTTTGCTGTACTGTGGTCCCCATGGTAAAATTACTGGTTTCCTTGGTAACTGTAAACTGTCACCTGATTTGGGCCCAACCCCTGCTGGTGAGGAAGAGCTGCGAATTCTGAGAGAAGAAGTGTAGGGAAATGCTAATAATTTACACAGAAGGCTCATGGGACTGGGCTGTCGTCAGCGTTATCATTAGCTTAGCATAAGCATTATTCTGCATCCCAACAAAAAGCTCAGAATATTTCTGTGGTGACATGGCAGAGGAGGGACCAGAGTCTAGACTCGGGGGCTTGTTTATAATGGTGGAGCTGTATAAAAGTCCAAcgtgatgtgaaaatgtttgaatcGTATGTGACCCATTTATGAAAGCGTTCCGCACAAACAATCTGAAGTCAGCTTATATAATGATTCTTCTTTGGGTTTAGTCAAAGACTGTCATCAGCTTAGAGCAGCTGATCATGTTGTACGATGCGTCAGGTTTCAGAAACCGAAAGTCTCTTGCGTTTCCTGATCTAAATGTCAagatttcttttcctttacGCCAAATTAAGTGATGATTCAGAGAACGGGGGAACAGAGCACCACTGGTTAACTGGGCCAGCTGTGAAATCTCTTTAGTGTGTAGTTATAGGTTACAGTCTCTTCGCCTTTTCTGCATTTACTGTGCtggaaatttatttatttttatttatttatttattaaatggaaatatttcaaactacACACAATAATCCATAAtaacagaatgaaaaaatatttttttaaataaaaaaaatcaagtaaatATAATGGGAATGCGTGTGAAGATTGCAGATTTCTAAATCTGATGATTTTGTcatatgtattttctgtctgCTGTGGGCACGTAGCCTGTGTGTGGGATCCTAGTAGTTTTAAAACAAGGCCCTTGGTCTGGTGTGGTCTGAGGTCAGGATCAGAGCAGGATTGGGGTGGACTGGACTGCAGGTCAGTTTTGTCAGGTTTTAGATTACACTGTGTCACATAAACcgtcacatttttattttagcagcTCTGCAGGAAGTCAGGTCAGGGGGTTTCTGAGAGaccttgtgtgtctgtgacctTGATTCTGGTTCTGGGCACAGTTGAGTGACTAAGACTCCTGTCTGCTTCAGGGCCCTCAGGAGTCCCAGCAGCCAAACCCAGCTCTGCATCCAAAAGAAGAAGAGCTGGACAATGGAGTGTCTGCTGCTGCCGGAGCTCCAGCTGACCtgaccccccccctcccctcacacacacacacatacacacatagtgACTgcccaaacacatacacacacacatacacacacaggcttgGCCTCTGTCTGGGACGGAcggactgactgactgactaagCCAGACTCATCCCTGAACCCCTCACCCCCTAAAGAACAGCCTGTTTGAATGTAACTCATTAAATTGTTATATTCTCTCTCATCCCCCTCCCTCCTGATTCCTGAATGTTGCCTCTTCATGCTCTGCTCTGTCGACCCTGATAGGAGGACATCAAGGTCCCCAGCCCCACTGACCAGGAGGAGCGTTCCAAAAGGTAACCACATCTACACCTGTTAGTCTCTGGACCTGTCTCTGCCTTTATCTACATGTCTGTGCATCTGCACCTGTGAACTCACGTGTTAATGACAGTAGTGTCAGCCGTCTCTGTTGCCTTGGAGATGCCTGCACCTTTCCTAGTCAACAAATTGACAAATGCCGCCCGTAGCAACTGAAGGCAACGTAATAAAACTAAGAAGTCATGTTTACTTAGTGATATGGAAGTGTTAGACATCTCAGCTCCTCTCAACTATTGCTTGTCTTAGTGCAGAGACTTCACATTAAAAGACAGTAACACAGTGTCTCCATAGAGACCATTAATGTGTGATTGTGCATTGTTGATGTGTTCACGTACattacagagtgtaggtcacctgagttttgaaaatgttcagAGCTCAGTATGCAATTGCTCTAGGTAGGTTAGGTTAATATTGCACAGACAGCCTAACTctgctttcacattttttcaggTAAATTGTCTTCCTCcaatttatgaaaatgttaattgaGGCCATATTCTGTGTGTTCGACAGGAAGAAGCACAGCCGCGACCAGAAGCGGAGCAAAAGTcgagacagaaagaggagccGCAGTCGAGAGCGTAAACGCAGCCGCAGCAGAGACAGACGGAGAAGTCGTAGCCATAGCCGAGAACGACGACGCCGGAGCAGAGAGAGGGGCGGGCGCTACAGAGACCACCACAAACAGTGAGTGAAATATTCTTTCAGCAGGCttgagtatgtttttttttttagaatttcaCATGAATTTATgagctttaataaaacaattaatttagTAAGGGACTATTCAGTTAGTTATTATAGAGGGAAATTGGGTTGATAAATCAAATTCCACGCCTGCAAagtaacaaatgtaaataatattctGCATCAGTGTAGTGAGCAATCAAGCAGGTAATTCTATACGCAGCCCTATGTGTTTTATATTCTGATAAATGTTTTCACCTCATcaataataatactaaaatgagaaatgtacagtataaaccTTTAGCTGCACGTTTCTTCTCATACAGCTgaagctgaaacaaaacaagctgCAAAGAAACCTAATCCAGCCGAACTGTGCAGTGACCGATAAAATACAGACacagtggctgtagctcagttggtagcaCAGTAATGTCTGAGCCACAGGATTATTGGTTTGACTCCCAGTCGTCCTGGATACATGTTGAAGTATCCTGTGCAAGACACTGTACACTAAAGTTCTCCCTAACATCTGCTGCTTAATAAGTTGACTTGGACAAAAGTGTTCCACAAATACTCCTATAAAACcgataaaatataaataatggtGATAAAGGGCGTCAGCAACAACGAAAGCGGCTGCAAAAACTGAAGTTACTGTAGCCACATTTCCTCAGCACTACAGCAGCAGTTTCTCTTTGAGGTGACCTTCAGAAACTTTAGAGGTTACACCTGTGACTGTTTGTTTGCAGCGGTCGGCAGTCGAGGAGTAAAAGTCCATTAAGGAAGGAGAAGAGTCCAATCAGGTGAGACAGTTTTATGCCCCACAGTGAAATGAAGGTTCAGACATTTCTCTCCTCAATCAATTCTTTTTACACTTCACGCTTTTTTCAACGTTGCCGTAAGCAGGCTGCCGATCGATAACCTGACTCCAGAGGAGCGAGATGCTCGGACCGTGTTCTGCATGCAGCTGGCAGCCAGGATACGTCCTCGAGACCTGGAGGATTTCTTCTCTGCTGTGGGAAAGGTAAAGCTCACTGATGCTGGCTCCACTGAGCAGTAACTCTCTGTGGCCTCAGTCCAGAACAAAGGCTAATAAATGCAGGAAAGAagcagattattttatttagtaaaaatgGCAGAATGACACAGATTCCAAACGTTGTTTACAAAAATCAACCTTTTCTACAGAAACACTGCAGGAGATTGTTTGACTTCAGTCAGACTCTAATAATTCTATCTCTCTAAAGTACTGAAAGCAACACGTACACGTATTCCTCTCCTAtatatggttttaaaaacactgcaataaGAACATTTGGTTATTGTGCAAAAACGGGTTCAAcgaaaaatcattgtaaattCATTTAGACTCCATTTAGACCGActtcatcaaatgtttttttgttttagatcaGAATCCAAAAGAATTTACTTTGTCGAATTCTTAAATGTGACTGGcataatttatttgttgttgaccatttctatatttattttctattaataaaCTGAAGGATTCATCAACTGCATGTTGcagctgtagtttttttttgagGAGGCTGAAGGTGGTTTGGGGTTTTCTGTGGGCGGTTGTCATGGTAACATCTCCTGTGGTCCCTCTGCAGGTACGAGACGTGAGAATGATTTCCGACAGGAACTCGCGCAGATCCAAGGGCATTGCTTACATCGAGTTTGTGGAGGCAAACTCAGTTCCTCTGGCCATTGGGCTGACGGGGCAAAGGCTGCTGGGAGTTCCCATCATTGTACAGGCCTCACAGGTAAAACAGACCTTGATGTTTTTATACCCGTAAGGACACTgatgtctctctgtctacaTAAGCACAAATCTTTAGTACCGAGTTACTGCAGCCTGTTTACTGTAACTGTAGTGTAACAAAGCCGCAGTTTACTGTTACGTCTCATGTGAAAGTGTGGAGCTGTGTTTTCAGGCAGAGAAGAaccgagcagcagcagctgcagcagcagcagcagccgcagccAACAACCTGCAGAAAGGATCCTCAGGACCAATGAGGCTGTACATCGGCTCCCTGCACTTCAATATCACAGAGGAGATGCTGAGAGGAATCTTTGAGCCATTTGGACGGGTCAGACAGAACCACACACTTTCAGTAAACAtaagtacagtacatataaAGTACAGACATACAGGATGTACGAAGAAGTCTGACAGCTGTTGTGGTGTTTCTCAGATTGAGAGCATTCAGCTGATGATGGACAGCGAGACTGGACGATCTAAAGGCTACGGCTTCATCACTGTGAGTTTTTCCTAATCTTCATCATCAGGGTCAGATTATTCAATCTGAAATCTTTTCTAGAGCTATCGCCTTATCGGACTTTTGtcagtcaaatcaaatttgattGTTCAGTaccataattttattttctttccacaaACTATTCAtcgcagtctttttttttttttcacctgatAAATGttggttaaaacaaaacatgaatcaaaatttcaagttttttttttttttttttaactggctGTTGTTCACATTTCAAGCCAaaccaaatacataaataagtaaatatgtCAACACAGGTTGGATGCTGGTGCGATTAGCTGCTTCTGCCACTGTTGTTACTGATTGTCAtcttaaatgtacttttaactGAATGTATTAGTTAACATAACCGTGCTGATACCCCACCACACCACGTCCTGGCAACATATGCCTTTGTTTACCTGCCTACACACGCTGCCGCACCCACCGCTAGGATATTTCCATTCAGCATCTGCACCCACCTGCACCAGCCAGAATAGATATGGAAAACTGGTTCGTACTAATATTCTGGATTACTCACCTGTCACTGCCATGTCCTGTAACACCACTGCTGCAGTACATGGCAGCCGAACTAATACCACTACGACAATATGCAACTTCTCCACCAGCATTCTCACCTCAGAAtccttcatcttcctcctcatcctaaGTATATCCACAGAGGCTCTAGATGGAGCTTCACTATTGACAGCTCGAACCACATACTGCGAAAACAGGACAGACATGCACTAGCTAACCTAATTAGCTCAGCTAGCGCTAACACAGTTCGCCTTGCCAGCATCATCTCCTTCAGGCTACTCAACATCCCCTCGCTTACCAATGAGGGTCATTTCACCTGTGAGCTTGTCAAGGATTATGGACAGTACTGTTCTACCATCCCACCCTCCCCTCAGGTTAAAAGTCTGATCCTGGACAGTACCCTCTGCTTTTCTGCCCATATTCGTAATGTAGCACAATCTGCCTATTTCCATCTTGTAATATCAGTAATATCTCCGATCGTCACTCGCTCAGCACAGTGCACCCACTCTCATCCATGCTTTAGTTACATCCCATTTAGATTATTGTAATTCTCTCGTTTGGTTTGCGTCAGAACTCGGCTGCATATTTTGTCACTAGATACACCTTCACAGATCATGTTACCCCCATCCTCAGACTACTCCATTGGCTCCCTGGTCCATCTCCACATTAAATATAAGATTTTACTACTTACATTCAAGGCCTGCATATCCTCTCAGCCTCATACCTGTCAGACCTCCTTCAGTCATATACACCTTCACGCTTCCCAACCTTCATGCTCCGCCCACCTTCTATCCACTCCACAAACTCGCCTTTCCTCTATGGTGGGGTAGAGCATTCAGTCGCTCTGCCCGTCATCTCTGGAATACGCTTCCAGCAGACCTCCAATCCAAGGACTCTCCCCATGTTTAAATCCCGTCTTAAAACTCCCCTTTTTAGTCTTTACCTATTCCAACTAAAATCAGTAAATCAGTAATCAACACAGTTCTTTGTTCAAACTGGTTATTTTATTGGTTATTGACTGGTTACTGGTTATTTCGGTTATTACTGgttattttatctgtttgttgCTTTATCTTGTGTCTGTAAGGTGACCTTGAGTGTTGAGAAAAGtgcctaaaaataaaatgtacttatgTTGCATTCACAGTAGCAGATGATTTAAATACGTGAATCAAAATGCACAGTTTAAAGTTCTAAAAGTTTTGTGCCCTAACAAAAATGCAGCAGTGGCAAGTTTCTTCAAAGCCTGCAGCCAGTTTTCAACATCGGTGACAGAAAGTCACAGTTAATGTGAGTTGTACCTTTTCAGTTTACAGATTCAGAGTGTGCTAAGAAAGCACTGGAGCAGCTGAACGGCTTTGAGCTTGCCGGTCGCCCCATGAAGGTGGGGCATGTGACGGAGCGAACCGACGCCTCCACAGCTTCATCTTTTCTCGATAGCGATGAGCTCGAACGCACCGGGATCGACCTGGGAACCACGGGGCGACTGCAGCTAATGGCCCGGCTTGCAGAGGGTGAGATAATCCTTAATACTGACACACTTCAAACGCACTCTTAAGCACAGCGGTGGAGGGGTGATGATGTTGGTGATGACTGTATGTGAAGATTTGAGGCAGGGAGAGAAGCTTTGCTGCAACGATGTGAAAACTAATGTTAAAGATCTCTTATGAGAAGTAGTTATTTTTGGTTAATATTGAGACTGTGGTGGGATAGATTCGAACTGGTGGGCTTTCATAGTCTAAATGGTTAACGGGAAACACTGGTGAGGCTATAGCACATCCATCTTTCATCATTCAGATGACACAAACATCCACACTAACAGTCATTCTGTCTGAGCTCAGCTGAAGGATTCTctggttgtgtttttgtaggaaCCGGTCTGCAGATCCCTCCTGCTGCTCAGCAGGCTATACAGATGAGTGGAGCTATTGCTATTGGAGCCATCGCTGCAGTATCAGGTACATACATCATCCTCATTATCACTATCAGCCGCTCTCTGATAAACTAAAACCACTTTGATGTGTTCATTTAAACTGGGAGATTCTGAAGAGAGAAGAAGTTTCCCAGTTTTCAAACTACAGACTAGTGGTTGACGAATGTGTGTTAAATTTAAGAGCAGggagttttttttccatctcacatcacataaaacacaactcaataacaaataaaatatgaatatattcaCCTTAATATTTGATGAATATTGAGAATATCTAAATTAAttctattaatttaaaatgaacaattagCATTGTGCaaacagttaattaaaaatctaattagaaataatttattttctttaaaatattatttgtagaCAAATAATATCTATACAACCACTTCAGTGTATTTTAAATCTGAATACACACAATCAGTTGGATACAAATTATAATAACActgattttaatttaatcttcATGTTATATtgttgaaatataaattaataaaataataatttgacagAATGAGTAAAGTGGAAAAAGTTggatggaaaaataataaagctgTTAAATGCAGGTTATTCATAGCAACCTGCCTGCTGTAAGCCTTGACTTTCTCACAGAAGCAGCACTTTCTGTCACGCTGTTAATGTTTCACTCCTGTTTTCTGTGATGCAGCTTGTGAAGTTGTTCAAATTTGTGTTTCAGCTGCCATGAACCCGGCCATAAATTCAGCTCTCAATATGAACATGAACTCAACTGCTCTGAATCTTCCATCTCAGCCAATCGCCACACACTGCTTCCAGCTGTCCAACATGTTCAGCCCCAACAGGTACGTTTAcctgtctctgtccctctgtctcagTGGCTGTTCTGTTCGTCTGTGTTAAAAGTAGCACGGTGAACTGTCAGCTGCTCACATGCAACCATTGCAAAGTGTAAATTACTGTAGCCtcttgttgtgtgtgtctgacttgGTTTGTACACAAacgtgtttctgtgtgttgttgtcGTGTACCTGAATGCTGTCTCTGTTTCAGTGAGGAGCCTCCTGGCTGGGAGCTGGATATCCAGAATGATGTCATAGAGGAGTGTAACAAGCATGGAGGAGTTGTTCATATCTATGTTGACAAGAACTCCACCGAGGTACAGTACACCCTGACTTATTTTGTCCACTAACTGTCAGGCCAGTGATTCCAGAACCTGATTTTTGGTTATTTAGCTGTGTCATAGAGCCCCATTGTTGTTcagaaactattttaaaaaaatgtattgactCCCATTGCTGCTGCTCCAGGTGATGTTTCCTTATTGGGAAAATTTTGATCATAGTAATTTTAAAGAATTCCAAAGGCAGAGAACAGCCATGTTTGTTTAGTTGGCTCTTTGGtggtagatttttatttatattgacaagaatcaaaagtaaaagttctcCTGATACAGAAAGTTACACTGGACTTTATGTACATCTGCTTCATCCATAATAAAACACCATCATGTTCTGCTTTAACAACCTGCTTCTGTCAGATACCTGGAATGGAGCAAAagtaatataaaatgaaaacacttgtACTTCAGACTAAAGTACATTACCTATGCAAttgtacttacttactttcaaccacagttaaatattttcagatCTCCTCACCTTTACCTGCACCTGTTGCTCACCTGTAATTTTACATCTGCTTCATTCCAGGGAAACGTTTACGTCAAATGTCCATCGATCCCAGCTGCCATGGCTGCTGTCAATGCTTTGCACGGAAGATACTTTGCAGGTAAGAATTGTCATGTGATACCTATGCACTGGTGCTGTGGACCAATCAGAGACGTCTTATTGTTGTTATATTATTGTTACCTGTTGTTTCAGGTAAGATAATCACAGCGGCGTACATCCCCCTGCCAACCTATCACAACCTGTTCCCAGAGTCTGCCACTGCCACACAGCTGTTGGCGCACCCCCCACGACGGTGACTCACAGCCCTCTGATTGGACACTGGACTCTGAATATTGTCCAATGATCGAGCTCTGTGAGCTGTCAGGAGGTGGGCGTTTGCAGGTGCTGTCAGCTGATTGGTTGTTTGGTATTTAATTGCTTTTCTAATGGAAGATTtgattttgtaaaaaatgctgattaaattttattttgaagtcacATAGCTACAGTCTCTTTTATTTTACCtagttttatataaatataccATAAAGTTCTCCTGGGAAAGGGCTGGATTCTGAATGGCGGGAAGGTGTGGGGTGCCACCTGTGATGCAGGTGTAAAGTGCGAGGCCGTGTTGCAGATAATAGAGCTAAGGTTATCAGTGTAACCATCAAACTGAGTAAATTCAAATTAGATTGTGTAGTAATTGTGTGAATTTGGATAAATTCTTTTCTTATGAACAAACTAAAGTATCATTGAGTGTTTGTGCTCACTGAATAAATGGACTAATAACTAAACCCATCACAAGGATCAACAGCACTGGAAAACGTTACAGTAGTAATACTACATTACTGAGTACATAACAGGACTAAAACCAGAGACCGACATTAATCAACTGGCTATTCTTAGACGTGTGGGGAAAACAGGCCAACTCCACCAAAGCTGATATGTGGATTCACGCCAGAGAATACTttgctgtgaggtggcagcagtagcaataattaaatctacttaaataaaatacagatatatgaaaaatgtacttaagtaaagtaacaaagtacttgttACTTTAAACCAGTGCCAACTGGTCACCACCTGGCCATgagttgaagtgtccttggcaAAGACAGGTTCAGGTGAGCACCACAGCCGTGAGGGTGTgactgggtgaatgagaagcaacattataaaacgcttttatccaaagcgctatataatattacataaatatattttcaaaaccATGTACTTCATCCACATCTGTCTGCCTTCACCATCCAAAGAAATCCAGCCTGTTCTGTTTGTGTCGTCCTCCATCTCTGCTTTTCGTCCTATTGTCACAAAGGGCTCCTAGATAACCACAACCAATCACCACCCACCCTGCTGTAACTCACTGAGGACCAGGTGAGAGGAGCGTTAAGGAAGACAAAAAGTAGGAAGGACACAGCCCCAGAGTATAAAAGCCCCAGGCTCCTCAGGGAGTGGGCAGACCAGCTCAGTGAGGTGGTCCGACACATATTTAACCTAACCCTCAGCTTGGAGAGGGTCCCGGTTCTGTGGAAGACCTGTGTGTACTTCCAGTTCCTAAAACAGCGCAACCTAGAGAGCTGAATCACTACAAACCTGACGCCTAAACCTCCCACCTTATGAAGACCATGTAGAGGACCCGATGGCATCGGGGAGGATGACGCTGTCATCTACCTACTGCATCGGGCGCTATCCCACCTGGAGGCCCCTGTGAGTACTGTTAGGGTCACATTCTTTGACTTATTCAGTACTTTTAACACCGTCCAGCCATCACTGCTGCAGGGCAAGCTGGAGGTGGCAGGTGTGGACCAACATCTGGCTGCACGGGCCATCAACTACCTCACTGACAGACCACAGTATGTGAGACTGCACAACTGTGTATCAGATGTGATGGTCTGTAGCACAGGGGCCCCCCCAGGCGAAAGTGCTTTCCCCTTATCTGTTCACCCTCTACACGTCAGACACGTCAGACTTCAAGACTTTCACCTGTAGAAGTTCTCAGAAGACACTGCCATTGTTGGCTGTGTGTCATAGGGAAATGAGCAGGAATATATGGGAATCATCATTGAATTTGTTGACTGGTGTTGAAAAACCAGCAAGACAAAGGAGTTGTTGATTGACTTTGGCCGACACCCCCACTAGTCACACCGGTGAGCATTCGGGGCTCAGACATTTCTAAATACCTGGGTTTGCACCTcaacaataaactgaactgGTCCAACAACACCGATGTCCTGTACAGGAAGGGCCAGAGTCATCTCACCTGCTGAGGAGACGGAGATCCTTTGGTGTGAGCAGGGTTCTTCTCCAAATTTTCGATGACACTGTGGTGGCCTCTGCAGTTTGTGTGCCCGTTGTGTACTGGGCATGTGGCAGGAAGAGACTCAATAAGCTGGTTAAGAGAGGCGGCTCTGTCCTGGGCTGCCCACTCGATTCCATCGAGGAGGTGGTGGACTGGAGGACGTTGGACAAACTGACATCCATCACGCATAACACCTTTCACCTCCTGCACCACACTGTGGAGGCTCTGAGCAGTTTCCTTCAGCACAAGACTGTTACACCCCCAGTGAATGAAGGAGCGATCAGACTGTACAGCACATCAATACAGCGACACACAAATGGGAGCAACTTTTTGTGAGTTTGTCTGTGTGGTTATTATGGGAGGAACTTTTTTGTCCGTTATGTAAGTTTTTGTGCTCTTGTGCAATATTTGGTTAGGTGAGGGGAACTATCTTTTATTTCATGTGTGGTGCAATATCTGGTGCTTGTCTTTTCACTGCTGGAACTTCCCCATCGTGGGATCA
This genomic interval from Channa argus isolate prfri chromosome 5, Channa argus male v1.0, whole genome shotgun sequence contains the following:
- the LOC137127877 gene encoding RNA-binding protein 39-like isoform X3 — encoded protein: MKEDIKVPSPTDQEERSKRKKHSRDQKRSKSRDRKRSRSRERKRSRSRDRRRSRSHSRERRRRSRERGGRYRDHHKHGRQSRSKSPLRKEKSPISRLPIDNLTPEERDARTVFCMQLAARIRPRDLEDFFSAVGKVRDVRMISDRNSRRSKGIAYIEFVEANSVPLAIGLTGQRLLGVPIIVQASQAEKNRAAAAAAAAAAAANNLQKGSSGPMRLYIGSLHFNITEEMLRGIFEPFGRIESIQLMMDSETGRSKGYGFITFTDSECAKKALEQLNGFELAGRPMKVGHVTERTDASTASSFLDSDELERTGIDLGTTGRLQLMARLAEGTGLQIPPAAQQAIQMSGAIAIGAIAAVSAAMNPAINSALNMNMNSTALNLPSQPIATHCFQLSNMFSPNSEEPPGWELDIQNDVIEECNKHGGVVHIYVDKNSTEGNVYVKCPSIPAAMAAVNALHGRYFAGKIITAAYIPLPTYHNLFPESATATQLLAHPPRR
- the LOC137127877 gene encoding RNA-binding protein 39-like isoform X1, with the translated sequence MADDLDIEEMLEAPYRKEDIKVPSPTDQEERSKRKKHSRDQKRSKSRDRKRSRSRERKRSRSRDRRRSRSHSRERRRRSRERGGRYRDHHKHGRQSRSKSPLRKEKSPISRLPIDNLTPEERDARTVFCMQLAARIRPRDLEDFFSAVGKVRDVRMISDRNSRRSKGIAYIEFVEANSVPLAIGLTGQRLLGVPIIVQASQAEKNRAAAAAAAAAAAANNLQKGSSGPMRLYIGSLHFNITEEMLRGIFEPFGRIESIQLMMDSETGRSKGYGFITFTDSECAKKALEQLNGFELAGRPMKVGHVTERTDASTASSFLDSDELERTGIDLGTTGRLQLMARLAEGTGLQIPPAAQQAIQMSGAIAIGAIAAVSAAMNPAINSALNMNMNSTALNLPSQPIATHCFQLSNMFSPNSEEPPGWELDIQNDVIEECNKHGGVVHIYVDKNSTEGNVYVKCPSIPAAMAAVNALHGRYFAGKIITAAYIPLPTYHNLFPESATATQLLAHPPRR
- the LOC137127877 gene encoding RNA-binding protein 39-like isoform X2, giving the protein MADDLDIEEMLEAPYRKEDIKVPSPTDQEERSKRKKHSRDQKRSKSRDRKRSRSRERKRSRSRDRRRSRSHSRERRRRSRERGGRYRDHHKHGRQSRSKSPLRKEKSPIRLPIDNLTPEERDARTVFCMQLAARIRPRDLEDFFSAVGKVRDVRMISDRNSRRSKGIAYIEFVEANSVPLAIGLTGQRLLGVPIIVQASQAEKNRAAAAAAAAAAAANNLQKGSSGPMRLYIGSLHFNITEEMLRGIFEPFGRIESIQLMMDSETGRSKGYGFITFTDSECAKKALEQLNGFELAGRPMKVGHVTERTDASTASSFLDSDELERTGIDLGTTGRLQLMARLAEGTGLQIPPAAQQAIQMSGAIAIGAIAAVSAAMNPAINSALNMNMNSTALNLPSQPIATHCFQLSNMFSPNSEEPPGWELDIQNDVIEECNKHGGVVHIYVDKNSTEGNVYVKCPSIPAAMAAVNALHGRYFAGKIITAAYIPLPTYHNLFPESATATQLLAHPPRR